The Sphingomonas sanxanigenens DSM 19645 = NX02 genome includes a region encoding these proteins:
- a CDS encoding NupC/NupG family nucleoside CNT transporter yields MAEILRAGVGVALLLLAAWALAGCRRAFGWRLLGFGLLAQIALAALLTRIPAVERGFRWLAGGVEALQIAAATGAQFVFGYLAGGPSPFAVTNPAASTFVFGLQALPAILLVGALSALLWHWGPLRLLVRGSSWLFSRLFGVSGAVGVSTSACIFLGMIEAPLLIRPLLPRLSRGELFILMVDGLSVIGGSMMIVLGLLMERRLPGAFGHILAATLISTPMAIAMARAIVPPEPPGDGDGAAEAVALTSPYRSGLDAMVQGTLGAVKMAVNIAALLIAFIGTVALIDMMLANIVVGGAPLATGRILGWIFTPVAWAMGFPAGDVPAAAQLLGTKVALNEVIAYGKLVAMPADAVSAKGVLMLTYALGSFGNIGSVAILLGAMTAMAPERSADIVSLGLRALAAAFLTTCLSATIVGILHTLV; encoded by the coding sequence ATGGCTGAGATTCTGCGGGCCGGTGTCGGCGTGGCGCTGCTTCTGCTCGCGGCCTGGGCGCTCGCGGGGTGCCGCCGGGCGTTCGGCTGGCGGCTGCTCGGCTTCGGGCTGCTCGCGCAGATCGCGCTGGCGGCGCTGCTCACGCGCATCCCGGCGGTCGAGCGCGGTTTTCGCTGGCTCGCGGGTGGGGTGGAGGCGTTGCAGATCGCCGCGGCCACCGGCGCGCAGTTCGTGTTCGGCTATCTTGCCGGTGGTCCGTCGCCCTTCGCGGTGACCAACCCGGCCGCGTCCACCTTCGTCTTCGGGCTGCAGGCGCTGCCCGCCATCCTGCTGGTCGGTGCGCTCTCCGCCTTGCTGTGGCACTGGGGGCCGCTGAGGCTGCTGGTGCGCGGATCGTCCTGGCTGTTCAGCCGGCTGTTCGGGGTCAGCGGCGCGGTCGGCGTTTCCACCTCCGCCTGCATCTTCCTGGGCATGATCGAGGCACCGCTGCTGATCCGGCCGCTGCTGCCGCGGCTCAGCCGGGGCGAATTGTTCATCCTGATGGTCGACGGGCTCTCGGTGATCGGCGGATCGATGATGATCGTGCTCGGCCTGCTGATGGAACGGCGGCTGCCCGGCGCGTTCGGCCATATATTGGCGGCGACGTTGATCAGCACGCCGATGGCGATCGCGATGGCGCGGGCGATCGTGCCGCCCGAACCGCCCGGCGACGGCGACGGCGCGGCGGAGGCGGTGGCGCTCACCAGCCCCTATCGCAGCGGGCTCGACGCGATGGTGCAGGGCACGCTGGGCGCGGTGAAGATGGCGGTGAACATCGCCGCGCTGCTGATCGCCTTCATCGGCACGGTCGCGCTCATCGACATGATGCTGGCCAACATCGTCGTCGGCGGCGCGCCGCTCGCCACCGGCCGTATCCTCGGCTGGATCTTCACCCCCGTCGCCTGGGCGATGGGCTTTCCGGCGGGCGATGTGCCCGCCGCCGCACAACTGCTCGGCACCAAGGTCGCGCTCAACGAGGTGATCGCCTATGGCAAGCTCGTCGCGATGCCGGCCGATGCGGTCAGCGCCAAGGGCGTGCTGATGCTCACCTATGCGCTGGGCAGCTTCGGCAATATCGGCAGCGTCGCCATATTGCTCGGCGCGATGACCGCGATGGCGCCGGAGCGCAGCGCGGACATCGTCTCGCTCGGCCTGCGCGCGCTCGCCGCCGCCTTCCTCACCACCTGCCTGTCGGCGACGATCGTCGGCATCCTCCACACCCTCGTCTGA
- a CDS encoding esterase-like activity of phytase family protein has translation MKRAGALALVLLLTAAPASADLTLRFAGRNTVLPRDPVLAKHFGGISGVDRDARGRWYLISDDRSERAPARIYTARFRVRRGQPQLDVRGSVALRDAAGVPFVADGRTGEKVDAEAIRVWGRTLVWSSEGDPDNGTDPAVRRMGRDGRERARIPLPEALRFDPERRHGARRNQTVEGLAVTPSGALWIAMEGPLYEDGPAATVDKGALLRFTRRARDGTTRQITYRTDPDPAAGSGRRSDIGVSEILPFGEDRLLVLERAGAEQADGKWRFRCRLYLIDTAGSGEVAKTLLVDFDSVPGGTPGNLEAMAWAPKGRLVLMADNNFVEGEPTTLLMFEVAGR, from the coding sequence GTGAAGCGCGCCGGCGCCCTCGCGCTGGTGCTGCTGCTGACGGCAGCGCCGGCCAGCGCCGATCTGACGCTGCGCTTCGCCGGCCGCAACACGGTGCTGCCGCGCGACCCTGTGCTGGCGAAGCATTTCGGCGGTATCTCGGGCGTCGATCGCGACGCGCGCGGGCGCTGGTATCTGATCAGCGACGACCGCTCCGAACGCGCGCCCGCGCGCATCTACACGGCGCGCTTCCGCGTCCGCCGCGGCCAGCCGCAGCTCGACGTGCGCGGCAGCGTGGCGTTGCGCGATGCGGCGGGGGTGCCGTTCGTCGCGGACGGCCGCACCGGCGAGAAGGTGGATGCGGAAGCGATCCGGGTGTGGGGGCGCACGCTGGTCTGGTCGAGCGAGGGCGATCCGGACAATGGCACCGACCCTGCGGTGCGCCGCATGGGCCGCGACGGCCGCGAACGCGCGCGCATCCCGCTGCCGGAGGCGCTCCGCTTCGATCCGGAGCGGCGCCACGGCGCGCGCAGGAACCAGACGGTGGAGGGGCTCGCCGTCACCCCGTCCGGCGCGCTGTGGATCGCGATGGAAGGCCCGCTCTACGAGGATGGTCCGGCGGCGACCGTGGACAAGGGGGCGCTGCTGCGCTTCACCCGCCGCGCCCGCGACGGCACGACCCGCCAGATCACCTATCGCACCGACCCCGATCCGGCGGCGGGCAGCGGCCGCCGATCGGACATCGGCGTCTCCGAGATCCTGCCGTTCGGCGAGGACCGGCTGCTGGTGCTGGAGCGCGCGGGGGCGGAGCAGGCGGACGGCAAATGGCGGTTCCGCTGCCGGCTCTATCTGATCGACACCGCCGGATCGGGCGAGGTTGCGAAGACGCTGCTGGTCGATTTCGACAGCGTGCCGGGGGGCACGCCGGGGAACCTCGAAGCGATGGCCTGGGCGCCGAAGGGGCGGCTGGTGCTGATGGCGGACAATAATTTCGTGGAAGGCGAGCCGACGACGCTGCTGATGTTCGAGGTGGCCGGGCGTTGA
- a CDS encoding TonB-dependent receptor gives MMIRNRYRSAPIMALLAGTAPIVATPAFAQQADRQPEAGAPDDIVVTAERIGVGRSRATAILSREDIEERPLGADITQSLAKVPGVQVSTGDARGGSFSFELYLRGLNKEQIGLTVDGVPTGDARFNGGSPPQRFIEPSNIGRITVSQSAGDIGAPSRFALGGFIDFQTDDPLPQAGGRVEAGYGSYDFHRTYFRVDSGEIAKGLTGYVSFSNQANDVWAGRDSRSSYRDHAEAKLVKTWDDGSFVKARVSYNNQRDNDFNIITLGEFRADPRNDRARDEITGIPAQDVDYGGALGGTREDLLAYVNARVNLTDRLSLSVNPYYQELKGESYRYQDRARRLAGTDPYAVTGYNANGGAIRPALTTLRNSNAVGGPADMRITPRNRERYGASAELRATDLIAGHSLRVGGWWEGGDSDEERRFYRVLDPTSGIAYDRSKLNYVEYSRSATIETAMLYAQDQVEIIPDLLRIDAGITWFDIRYKARSPLEYAATVSFSQDSGINPKVGVSLKPMRGVELFGGYAQNFAGIPEDAFLGSTAVIAPGDLDPIETENWDLGIRYSTRHFAASIQGYSVRLKNNIGIVPRDPTVVDPDEIVRGNVATRAANIRGTRTRGVEVTVLGDVGPFDAYLAYSYADAKHDDPAVGSAERAQLAAVGVIGGARVRDIPKHSLFGQIGVAPFEGAKLSVTGRYVGTRVGGHIVAPTTFAEVGVEQLPDYAVFGAVARYKVPGFGPFSGLMLQANVDNIFDEDYIGAVSSSTATQPEFGLPGRTLDRYFIGAPRTWTVSARASF, from the coding sequence ATGATGATTCGTAACCGATATCGCAGCGCGCCGATCATGGCGCTTCTGGCGGGCACCGCGCCGATCGTGGCGACGCCGGCCTTTGCCCAGCAGGCCGATCGACAGCCGGAGGCCGGCGCACCGGACGACATCGTCGTCACCGCCGAGCGCATCGGCGTCGGGCGCAGCCGCGCCACCGCGATCCTCTCACGCGAGGACATCGAGGAACGGCCGCTGGGGGCGGACATCACCCAGAGCCTTGCCAAGGTGCCGGGCGTGCAGGTCTCCACCGGCGACGCCCGCGGCGGCAGCTTCTCGTTCGAGCTCTATCTGCGCGGCCTCAACAAGGAGCAGATCGGCCTCACCGTCGATGGCGTGCCCACCGGCGATGCGCGCTTCAACGGCGGATCGCCGCCGCAGCGCTTCATCGAACCGAGCAATATCGGCCGCATCACCGTGTCGCAGAGCGCGGGCGATATCGGCGCGCCGTCGCGCTTCGCGCTGGGCGGCTTCATCGATTTCCAGACCGACGATCCGCTGCCGCAGGCCGGCGGCCGGGTGGAGGCGGGCTATGGCTCCTATGACTTCCACCGCACCTATTTCCGCGTCGACAGCGGGGAGATCGCCAAGGGGCTGACCGGCTATGTCAGCTTTTCCAACCAGGCCAACGACGTGTGGGCGGGGCGCGACAGCCGATCCTCCTATCGCGACCATGCCGAGGCGAAGCTGGTCAAGACGTGGGACGACGGATCCTTCGTGAAGGCGCGGGTGAGCTACAACAACCAGCGCGACAATGATTTCAACATCATCACATTGGGCGAATTCCGCGCCGATCCGCGCAACGACCGCGCGCGCGACGAAATCACCGGCATCCCCGCGCAGGATGTGGATTATGGCGGCGCGCTGGGCGGCACGCGCGAGGATCTGCTCGCCTATGTCAATGCGCGGGTGAACCTCACCGACCGGCTCTCGCTGTCGGTGAACCCCTATTATCAGGAGTTGAAGGGCGAATCCTATCGCTACCAGGATCGCGCCCGGCGGCTCGCCGGCACCGATCCCTATGCGGTGACCGGGTACAACGCCAATGGCGGCGCGATCCGCCCGGCGCTGACCACCTTGCGCAACAGCAACGCGGTGGGCGGCCCCGCCGACATGCGGATCACCCCGCGCAACCGCGAGCGTTACGGCGCGAGCGCCGAACTGCGCGCGACCGACCTGATCGCCGGCCACAGCCTGCGCGTCGGCGGCTGGTGGGAAGGCGGCGATTCGGATGAGGAGCGCCGCTTCTACCGCGTGCTCGATCCGACCAGCGGCATCGCCTATGACCGGTCGAAGCTCAACTATGTCGAATATAGCCGCTCGGCGACGATCGAGACCGCGATGCTCTACGCGCAGGATCAGGTGGAGATCATCCCCGACCTGCTGCGGATCGACGCCGGCATCACCTGGTTCGACATCCGCTACAAGGCGCGCTCGCCGCTGGAATATGCCGCGACCGTGAGCTTCTCCCAGGATTCGGGGATCAATCCCAAGGTCGGCGTCAGCCTGAAGCCGATGCGCGGGGTGGAACTGTTCGGCGGCTATGCGCAGAACTTCGCCGGCATCCCCGAAGACGCCTTCCTCGGCTCCACCGCGGTGATCGCGCCGGGCGACCTCGACCCGATCGAGACCGAGAATTGGGATCTCGGCATCCGCTATTCGACGCGGCATTTCGCCGCCTCGATCCAGGGCTATTCGGTCAGGCTGAAGAACAATATCGGCATCGTGCCGCGCGACCCGACCGTGGTCGACCCCGACGAGATCGTCCGCGGCAATGTCGCCACCCGCGCCGCCAACATCCGCGGCACCCGCACCCGCGGCGTCGAGGTGACGGTGCTGGGCGATGTCGGCCCGTTCGACGCCTATCTCGCCTATTCCTATGCCGACGCGAAGCATGACGACCCTGCGGTCGGCAGCGCCGAGCGCGCGCAACTCGCGGCGGTTGGCGTGATCGGCGGCGCCCGCGTGCGCGACATTCCCAAGCACAGCCTGTTCGGCCAGATCGGCGTGGCGCCGTTCGAGGGGGCCAAACTCAGCGTTACCGGCCGCTATGTCGGCACGCGCGTCGGCGGCCATATCGTCGCGCCGACAACCTTCGCCGAAGTGGGGGTGGAGCAACTGCCCGACTATGCCGTGTTCGGCGCGGTCGCGCGCTACAAGGTGCCTGGCTTCGGGCCGTTCAGCGGGCTGATGCTGCAGGCGAACGTCGATAACATCTTCGACGAGGACTATATCGGCGCGGTCTCAAGCTCGACCGCGACGCAGCCCGAGTTCGGGCTGCCGGGCCGGACGCTGGACCGCTATTTCATCGGCGCGCCGCGGACGTGGACGGTGTCGGCAAGGGCATCGTTCTGA
- a CDS encoding PHA/PHB synthase family protein — translation MTIDEETPASPDPLDGIAQTLDRTAAATIAQMTNGLSPATMLLAATDWAAHLARSPGKQMLLGAKLARKYLRLFDYAARSAHDPAAAPAIEPLPQDRRFADPAWAQPPFNLIAQGFLLNQQWWHAATTGIGGVSRHHEDIMAFATRQLLDMFAPTNFLATNPVLQRRIAETGGRCLADGFAHLVEDAQRIIRGAPPVGAEAFKVGETVATAPGKVVWRNRLAELIQYAPTTATVRPEPVLIVPAWIMKYYILDLSPENSLVRWLTGQGYTVFMLSWHNPASADRDLDLDDYRRMGPMAALDAIVAITGSATIHAAGYCLGGTLLSIAAAAMARDGDDRLASLTLLAAQTEFSEPGELGLFIDEAQLDLLRAMMWSRGYLDSGEMGGAFQMLRSNDLVWSRVLQTYLMGEREPMIDLMAWNADGTRMPYAMHSDYLTRLFLADDLAEGRLKVEGRSIALSAIRAPMFVVGSERDHVAPWRSVHKIHLLTGAEIRFVLTSGGHNAGIVSEPGRNGRRYRVLTREADGAACDPDDWMARAERQQGSWWPEWGRWLDARSSDPVPPPPLGAPDEGYPALGDAPGRYVLEQ, via the coding sequence GTGACGATCGACGAGGAGACGCCGGCGAGCCCCGATCCGCTGGACGGCATCGCCCAAACGCTGGATCGCACGGCAGCGGCGACGATCGCGCAGATGACCAACGGGCTCTCGCCCGCCACCATGCTGCTCGCCGCCACCGACTGGGCGGCGCATCTCGCGCGCTCGCCCGGCAAGCAGATGCTGCTCGGCGCCAAGCTGGCGCGCAAATATCTGCGTCTGTTCGATTATGCCGCGCGCAGCGCCCACGATCCAGCGGCAGCACCGGCGATCGAACCGCTGCCGCAGGACCGGCGCTTCGCCGATCCGGCCTGGGCGCAGCCGCCGTTCAACCTCATCGCGCAGGGCTTCCTGCTCAACCAGCAATGGTGGCACGCCGCCACCACCGGCATCGGCGGCGTTTCGAGGCATCATGAAGACATCATGGCCTTCGCGACGCGGCAGCTGCTGGACATGTTCGCCCCCACCAATTTCCTCGCCACCAACCCGGTGCTCCAGCGCCGCATCGCGGAGACCGGCGGCAGATGCCTGGCGGACGGCTTTGCGCATCTGGTGGAGGATGCCCAGCGCATCATCCGCGGCGCGCCGCCGGTGGGCGCGGAAGCGTTCAAGGTCGGCGAGACGGTGGCGACCGCACCCGGCAAGGTGGTCTGGCGCAACCGGCTGGCCGAACTGATCCAATATGCGCCGACGACAGCGACGGTCCGGCCCGAACCGGTGCTGATCGTGCCGGCCTGGATCATGAAATATTACATCCTCGACCTGTCGCCGGAGAATTCGCTGGTCCGCTGGCTGACCGGCCAGGGCTATACCGTGTTCATGCTTTCCTGGCACAACCCGGCCAGCGCGGACCGGGACCTCGACCTTGACGATTATCGCCGGATGGGGCCGATGGCGGCGCTCGATGCGATCGTGGCGATCACCGGCAGCGCGACAATCCATGCCGCGGGCTATTGCCTGGGCGGCACCCTGCTGTCGATCGCCGCCGCGGCGATGGCGCGCGACGGCGACGATCGCCTTGCCAGCCTGACATTGCTCGCCGCGCAGACCGAGTTCAGCGAGCCGGGCGAACTCGGCCTGTTCATCGACGAGGCGCAGCTCGACCTGCTGCGGGCGATGATGTGGAGCCGCGGCTATCTGGACAGCGGCGAGATGGGCGGCGCCTTCCAGATGCTGCGCTCCAACGACCTCGTCTGGTCGCGCGTGCTGCAGACCTATCTGATGGGCGAGCGCGAACCGATGATCGACCTGATGGCGTGGAACGCCGACGGCACGCGCATGCCCTATGCGATGCACAGCGACTATCTCACCCGGCTGTTCCTCGCCGACGATCTCGCCGAGGGGAGGCTGAAGGTGGAGGGCCGCAGCATCGCGCTGAGCGCGATCCGCGCGCCGATGTTCGTGGTGGGCTCCGAGCGCGACCATGTCGCACCGTGGCGCTCGGTCCACAAGATCCACCTGCTCACGGGCGCCGAGATCCGTTTCGTGCTCACCAGCGGCGGCCACAATGCCGGCATCGTTTCCGAGCCCGGCCGCAACGGCCGGCGCTATCGCGTGCTGACCCGGGAGGCGGACGGTGCCGCCTGCGACCCCGACGACTGGATGGCGCGCGCCGAACGCCAACAGGGCAGCTGGTGGCCCGAATGGGGCCGCTGGCTGGACGCCCGCTCGAGCGATCCGGTGCCGCCGCCGCCGCTCGGTGCGCCCGACGAAGGCTATCCCGCGCTCGGCGACGCCCCCGGTCGCTACGTTCTGGAGCAATAG
- a CDS encoding LacI family DNA-binding transcriptional regulator, which yields MEQKKATKRPTLKELASEAGVSVASASYALNGTGSVGEKTREHILEVARRIGYRQNAAARAMKIGRSGTMGLVVPDLTNPFFPSLAQSVIQTARAHGYGVFVTDTEGDEALEGAALAMLADRGVDGVIWFPVRDHDSSGGALEGIPTIVIDRALPGFDGVVADCAEGGRLAARHLLDAGHRRIGIISGPDDILSMRQRCEAARALVAAEGELAFFAHNAFSIDLEPAVAAALDTPGLTAVFAGADVIAVGVLRHLAATGRRAPDDLSVVGFDDIPWSELTTPPLTTIDLPLQSMANEAVEALVRKIERGTGTRRTVTVDTGLVKRATVRRI from the coding sequence GTGGAGCAGAAGAAGGCGACCAAACGTCCCACGCTGAAGGAATTGGCGAGCGAGGCCGGCGTCTCCGTCGCCAGCGCCTCCTATGCGCTCAACGGCACCGGATCGGTGGGCGAGAAGACGCGCGAGCATATCCTCGAGGTCGCGCGGCGCATCGGCTATCGCCAGAACGCGGCGGCGCGGGCGATGAAGATCGGCCGCTCGGGCACGATGGGGCTGGTGGTGCCCGATCTCACCAACCCCTTCTTCCCCAGCCTGGCCCAATCGGTGATCCAGACCGCACGTGCCCATGGCTATGGCGTGTTCGTGACCGACACCGAGGGCGACGAGGCGCTGGAGGGCGCGGCGCTGGCGATGCTCGCCGATCGCGGCGTCGACGGCGTGATCTGGTTCCCGGTGCGCGACCATGACAGTTCCGGCGGCGCGCTGGAGGGCATCCCGACGATCGTCATCGACCGCGCGCTCCCCGGCTTCGACGGCGTCGTCGCCGATTGCGCCGAGGGCGGCCGCCTCGCCGCGCGCCACCTGCTCGACGCCGGCCACCGGCGCATCGGCATCATCTCCGGGCCGGACGACATCCTCTCGATGCGCCAGCGCTGCGAGGCGGCGCGCGCGCTGGTGGCGGCGGAGGGCGAGCTTGCCTTCTTCGCGCACAACGCCTTCTCGATCGACCTCGAACCCGCCGTCGCCGCCGCGCTCGACACGCCCGGCCTCACCGCGGTGTTCGCGGGGGCGGACGTGATCGCGGTCGGCGTGCTGCGTCACCTCGCGGCGACCGGCCGCCGCGCGCCCGACGACCTCTCGGTGGTCGGTTTCGACGACATCCCCTGGTCCGAACTCACCACCCCGCCGCTGACCACGATCGACCTGCCGCTGCAGTCGATGGCGAACGAGGCGGTCGAGGCGCTGGTCCGCAAGATCGAACGCGGCACCGGCACCAGGCGCACGGTCACGGTCGATACCGGGCTCGTCAAGCGCGCGACGGTGCGGCGGATCTAG
- a CDS encoding nucleoside hydrolase → MTKLIFDTDPGIDDAMALLLIDASPTLDLAGITTVFGNADVDITTRNAHYLCDRFGIAAPVRRGAEAPIASPRRPSPAHVHGENGLGDVDLAGFAAPAPDGEDAADFIIRMARAHPGEISLVAVAPLTNLALALQRAPDLPDLVAEVVLMGGAFGHGPRRGNVSPVAEANIANDPEAADLVFTAGWPVTAVGLDVTMQCVLHDASAARLAAQGGDAGAFLHAISRGYADMYRRHDGFDGCAMHDAAAVLRLSDPDLFETVSGPIRVATEGIARGQTIQRPRDQSFPPGAWDGFPAQRVCSAVAPGAVERIFLDRLLARAR, encoded by the coding sequence ATGACGAAGCTGATCTTCGATACCGATCCGGGCATCGACGATGCGATGGCGCTGCTGCTGATCGATGCCAGCCCGACGCTCGACCTGGCCGGCATCACCACCGTGTTCGGCAATGCCGATGTCGATATCACGACGCGCAACGCACACTATCTTTGCGACCGCTTCGGCATCGCGGCACCGGTGCGGCGTGGGGCGGAGGCGCCGATCGCCAGCCCGCGCCGGCCCTCGCCCGCGCATGTCCATGGCGAGAACGGCCTCGGCGATGTCGACCTGGCCGGCTTTGCCGCGCCCGCGCCCGATGGCGAGGATGCTGCGGACTTCATCATCCGCATGGCGCGCGCGCATCCCGGTGAGATCAGCCTCGTCGCGGTGGCGCCGCTCACCAACCTCGCGCTTGCGCTGCAGCGCGCGCCCGACCTGCCCGACCTGGTCGCCGAAGTGGTGCTGATGGGCGGCGCGTTCGGCCATGGCCCGCGGCGCGGCAACGTCTCTCCCGTCGCCGAGGCCAATATCGCCAATGATCCCGAGGCGGCGGACCTTGTGTTCACCGCCGGCTGGCCCGTCACCGCGGTGGGGCTCGACGTGACGATGCAATGCGTGCTGCACGATGCCAGCGCGGCGCGGCTTGCGGCGCAAGGCGGCGATGCCGGCGCGTTCCTCCACGCGATCTCGCGCGGCTATGCCGACATGTATCGCCGCCATGACGGGTTCGACGGCTGCGCGATGCACGATGCCGCCGCGGTGCTGCGGCTGAGCGACCCGGACCTGTTCGAGACGGTCTCCGGCCCGATCCGCGTCGCCACCGAAGGCATCGCGCGCGGCCAGACGATCCAGCGCCCGCGCGACCAGAGCTTTCCGCCGGGTGCGTGGGACGGCTTCCCCGCCCAGCGCGTGTGCAGCGCGGTGGCGCCGGGGGCTGTGGAGCGGATTTTCCTCGATCGCCTGCTGGCCCGCGCCCGGTGA
- a CDS encoding class II aldolase/adducin family protein yields the protein MATALKPARVRDTVSAEEWALRVDLAAAYRLVALYGWDDLIFTHLSARVPGPEHHFLINPYNMMFEEITASSLVKIDIEGNTVMDTPAPVNRAGFVIHSAIHAARADATAVLHLHTPHGQAVSAMAVGLLPHTQTAMIAVHDVAYHDFEGIATELDERERLVADLGDRHTMILRNHGTLTVGATVAQAFLRMYFLERACEAQVMMLTVGRDGLNTPNQGVAEKVEAQTSGAAMTVVPDRLAWPALLRKLDRIDPGFRD from the coding sequence ATGGCAACCGCGTTGAAGCCCGCGCGCGTGCGCGACACCGTATCGGCGGAGGAATGGGCGCTGCGCGTCGATCTTGCCGCGGCCTATCGGCTGGTCGCGCTCTACGGGTGGGACGATCTGATCTTCACCCACCTCTCCGCCCGCGTGCCGGGGCCGGAGCATCATTTCCTGATCAATCCCTACAACATGATGTTCGAGGAGATCACCGCATCCTCGCTGGTGAAGATCGACATCGAGGGCAACACGGTGATGGACACGCCCGCGCCGGTCAATCGCGCCGGCTTCGTGATCCATTCGGCGATCCACGCCGCGCGCGCGGATGCGACCGCGGTGCTCCACCTCCACACGCCGCACGGCCAGGCGGTGTCGGCGATGGCGGTCGGCCTGCTGCCCCACACCCAGACCGCGATGATCGCGGTCCACGACGTCGCCTATCACGACTTCGAGGGCATCGCGACCGAACTGGACGAGCGCGAACGGCTGGTCGCGGACCTGGGTGACCGCCACACGATGATCCTGCGCAACCATGGGACGCTGACGGTCGGCGCCACCGTCGCCCAGGCCTTCCTGCGCATGTATTTCCTCGAACGCGCGTGCGAGGCGCAGGTGATGATGCTGACGGTGGGCCGCGACGGGCTCAACACCCCCAACCAGGGCGTCGCCGAAAAGGTCGAGGCGCAGACCTCGGGCGCGGCGATGACGGTGGTGCCGGACCGGCTGGCCTGGCCGGCGCTGCTGCGCAAGCTCGACCGGATCGATCCGGGGTTTCGGGATTGA
- a CDS encoding L,D-transpeptidase — translation MLGSTEDAEGTRRALLAGTGLLGAVLLLGGRTMAQESAPAATEGGFADRIRDMRAGDYVWLPELAPDGPILLVVSIRAQRAIVYRNGIPIGVSTVSTGKAGHETPTGVFTILQKDVDHASNLYDSAPMPFMQRLTWDGIALHAGNLPGYPASHGCVRLPIAFARILYGVTRLGMTVLVSGEEAVPRIAPTPDFLDAGRRANAAPAPDDATEWVPAAAPTGPVSIVVSAADRRIIVLRNGVRIGTAPVEIAGAVTGLGVYALAGIEDGEFRWLDLGSGGGGGAGRAVSSSERARLRLPDLFQTSLRAILQPGVIAIVTPDSLAAASSGQELTVVDADEGAK, via the coding sequence ATGCTCGGATCGACGGAAGATGCGGAAGGCACGCGGCGCGCGCTGCTGGCGGGAACCGGTTTGCTCGGCGCCGTTCTGCTGCTGGGCGGACGAACCATGGCGCAGGAATCGGCGCCGGCCGCGACCGAAGGCGGCTTCGCCGATCGTATCCGCGACATGCGCGCCGGGGACTATGTCTGGCTGCCCGAATTGGCGCCCGACGGGCCGATCCTGCTGGTGGTGAGCATCCGCGCGCAGCGCGCGATCGTCTATCGCAACGGCATTCCGATCGGCGTCTCGACGGTGTCGACCGGCAAGGCCGGGCATGAGACGCCGACCGGCGTGTTCACGATCCTGCAGAAGGATGTCGATCACGCGTCCAACCTCTACGACAGCGCACCGATGCCGTTCATGCAGCGGCTGACGTGGGACGGGATCGCGCTGCACGCCGGCAACCTGCCGGGCTATCCCGCCTCGCACGGCTGCGTGCGGCTGCCGATCGCGTTCGCGCGCATCCTCTATGGCGTGACGCGGCTGGGCATGACCGTGCTGGTCAGCGGCGAGGAGGCGGTGCCGCGCATCGCGCCGACGCCGGACTTCCTCGACGCGGGCCGGCGCGCGAACGCCGCCCCCGCACCCGATGATGCCACCGAATGGGTGCCCGCCGCCGCGCCCACGGGGCCGGTCTCGATCGTGGTCAGCGCCGCCGATCGCCGCATCATCGTGCTGCGCAACGGCGTGCGCATCGGCACCGCCCCGGTGGAGATCGCCGGCGCGGTGACGGGGCTCGGCGTCTATGCGCTGGCCGGAATCGAAGACGGCGAGTTTCGCTGGCTGGATCTGGGGAGCGGCGGCGGCGGCGGCGCAGGCCGTGCCGTCAGCAGCAGCGAGCGCGCACGGCTGCGCCTGCCCGACCTGTTCCAGACGTCGCTGCGCGCCATCCTTCAGCCCGGCGTGATCGCCATCGTCACGCCGGACAGCCTCGCCGCCGCCTCGTCCGGGCAGGAACTGACGGTGGTCGATGCGGACGAGGGGGCGAAGTAA